In Agromyces sp. G08B096, a genomic segment contains:
- a CDS encoding DNA polymerase IV, translating to MSKQDGSSRQVTTGPVDDSATPILHVDMDAFFVSVELLSRPDLRGKPVLVGGTAGRGVVSAASYEARRFGVNSAMPMSVALQRCPNAIVLRGDYRKYSEYSKRVMAIFGDFTPLVEPLSIDEAFLDVSGARRVHGTPAEIAWTIRERVRAETGLTCSIGVAATKYVAKVASSRAKPDGMLVVPAADTLAFLHPLPVSALWGVGKVTEESLVRLGLRTVGDVAVMPPDALERAVGPALAARLTRLANGVDARDVSVHRAEKSVGHETTFGHDLTDPDEIRRALLGLAGNVASRLRKAGLVGRTVVLKLRYGDFRTVTRSRTLGEPTDVARRIYEEAAAALDELVGNGERVRLIGVRAEHLRPGGGATLWDPDEEWRDAERTIDQVVAKFGRGAVKPAALVGRDGSGAVAGARFRRPLDDDDETGAGGEAAATAGRKGLSRRPRRG from the coding sequence GTGAGCAAGCAGGACGGCTCGTCGCGGCAGGTGACGACGGGGCCGGTCGACGATTCGGCGACGCCCATCCTGCACGTCGACATGGACGCGTTCTTCGTGTCGGTCGAGCTCCTGTCGCGGCCCGATCTGCGCGGCAAGCCCGTGCTCGTGGGCGGCACGGCAGGCCGCGGCGTGGTGTCGGCGGCGAGCTACGAAGCGCGCCGGTTCGGCGTGAACTCGGCCATGCCGATGTCCGTGGCGCTCCAGCGCTGTCCGAACGCCATCGTGCTGCGCGGCGACTACCGCAAGTACAGCGAGTACTCCAAGCGCGTCATGGCGATCTTCGGCGACTTCACCCCGCTGGTCGAGCCGCTCTCGATCGACGAGGCGTTCCTCGACGTCTCGGGCGCGCGCCGCGTGCACGGCACGCCTGCGGAGATCGCGTGGACGATCCGCGAGCGCGTGCGTGCCGAGACGGGGCTCACCTGCTCGATCGGCGTGGCCGCGACGAAGTACGTCGCGAAGGTCGCCTCGAGTCGTGCCAAGCCCGACGGCATGCTCGTCGTGCCGGCGGCCGATACGCTCGCCTTCCTCCACCCCCTGCCGGTGTCCGCGCTCTGGGGTGTGGGCAAGGTCACCGAGGAGTCGCTCGTCCGGCTGGGGCTCCGCACGGTCGGCGACGTCGCCGTCATGCCTCCCGACGCGCTCGAGCGGGCCGTCGGCCCAGCCCTCGCGGCTCGGTTGACGCGGCTGGCGAACGGCGTCGATGCGCGCGACGTCTCGGTGCACCGGGCGGAGAAGAGCGTCGGACACGAGACCACGTTCGGCCACGATCTGACCGATCCCGATGAGATCCGGCGCGCCTTGCTCGGGCTCGCCGGCAACGTGGCGTCGCGGCTCCGCAAGGCCGGCCTGGTCGGCCGCACCGTCGTGCTGAAGCTCCGTTACGGCGATTTCCGCACGGTCACCAGGTCTCGCACCCTCGGCGAGCCCACCGATGTCGCCCGGCGGATCTACGAGGAGGCCGCAGCCGCCCTCGACGAACTCGTCGGCAACGGCGAGCGGGTCCGGCTCATCGGGGTGCGTGCGGAGCACCTGCGACCGGGCGGCGGGGCGACCCTGTGGGATCCCGACGAGGAGTGGCGCGACGCCGAACGGACGATCGATCAGGTCGTCGCGAAGTTCGGTCGGGGAGCGGTGAAACCGGCGGCGCTCGTCGGACGCGACGGCAGTGGCGCGGTCGCGGGAGCGAGATTCCGTCGACCGCTCGACGACGACGACGAGACCGGAGCCGGCGGCGAGGCGGCCGCAACGGCCGGGCGCAAGGGGCTGTCGCGGCGGCCACGCCGCGGGTAG
- the gatB gene encoding Asp-tRNA(Asn)/Glu-tRNA(Gln) amidotransferase subunit GatB — protein MARVELMDFDRALELFEPVIGLEVHVELNTETKMFSPAPNPANSANHDAAPNTLVTPVCLGLPGSLPVVNGEAVRSSISLGLALGCEIAPSSRFARKNYFYPDLAKNYQISQYDEPIAFDGSVEVELENGRVFQVPIERAHMEEDAGKLTHVGGATGRIHGAEYSLVDYNRAGVPLVEIVTRPIVGAEADAPALARAYVSTIRDIALALGISDARMERGNLRCDANVSLRPRGQERFGTRTETKNVNSFRSIERAVRYEIQRQAAILAAGGTITQETRHWHEDSGTTSPGRPKSDADDYRYFPEPDLLPVEPSAELIEELRAALPEAPAARRRRLKAEWGFTDLEFQDVANSGLLNELAETVAAGATPAAARKWWTGEIARLANAADRDAASLVAPAHVAELAQLVEAGTLTDRLARQVLEGVVAGEGSPQEIVDARGLAVVSDDGALIAAIDEALASQPDVLAKIRDGKVQAAGAVIGAVMKAMQGKADAARVRELVLERANGA, from the coding sequence ATGGCCCGTGTCGAACTGATGGACTTCGACCGTGCGCTCGAGCTGTTCGAGCCGGTCATCGGGCTCGAGGTGCACGTCGAGCTGAACACCGAGACCAAGATGTTCTCGCCGGCCCCGAACCCGGCGAACTCGGCGAACCACGACGCGGCGCCGAACACGCTGGTGACGCCGGTCTGCCTGGGCCTGCCCGGGTCGCTGCCGGTCGTGAACGGTGAGGCGGTGCGTTCGTCGATCTCGCTCGGTCTCGCGCTCGGCTGCGAGATCGCGCCGTCGAGCCGGTTCGCCCGGAAGAACTACTTCTACCCCGATCTCGCGAAGAACTACCAGATCTCGCAGTACGACGAGCCGATCGCCTTCGACGGCTCGGTCGAGGTCGAGCTCGAGAACGGCCGGGTGTTCCAGGTGCCGATCGAGCGCGCGCACATGGAGGAGGATGCGGGCAAGCTCACGCACGTCGGCGGGGCGACGGGCCGCATCCACGGCGCCGAGTACTCGCTCGTCGACTACAACCGGGCGGGCGTGCCGCTGGTCGAGATCGTGACACGCCCGATCGTGGGCGCGGAGGCGGATGCTCCCGCGCTCGCGCGCGCCTACGTCTCCACGATCCGCGACATCGCCCTGGCCCTCGGCATCTCGGATGCGCGAATGGAGCGCGGCAACCTGCGGTGCGACGCGAACGTCTCGCTGCGCCCGCGCGGTCAGGAGCGGTTCGGCACCCGCACGGAGACGAAGAACGTCAACTCGTTCCGGTCGATCGAGCGGGCGGTGCGGTACGAGATCCAGCGGCAGGCGGCGATCCTCGCCGCGGGCGGCACGATCACGCAGGAGACCCGGCACTGGCACGAGGACTCGGGCACCACGAGCCCGGGCCGTCCGAAGTCCGACGCCGACGACTACCGCTACTTCCCCGAGCCCGACCTGCTCCCCGTCGAGCCGTCGGCCGAGCTCATCGAGGAGTTGCGCGCCGCGCTGCCCGAGGCTCCGGCGGCCCGCCGCCGCCGGTTGAAGGCGGAGTGGGGCTTCACCGATCTGGAGTTCCAGGACGTCGCGAACTCCGGTCTGCTGAACGAGCTCGCCGAGACGGTCGCGGCCGGTGCCACGCCCGCCGCGGCGCGCAAGTGGTGGACCGGCGAGATCGCCAGGCTCGCGAATGCCGCCGATCGGGATGCCGCGAGCCTGGTCGCCCCGGCGCACGTCGCCGAGCTCGCCCAGCTCGTCGAGGCCGGCACGTTGACCGACCGCCTCGCGCGCCAGGTGCTCGAGGGCGTCGTGGCGGGCGAGGGCTCGCCGCAGGAGATCGTCGACGCCCGCGGGCTCGCGGTCGTCTCCGACGACGGCGCGCTCATCGCCGCGATCGACGAGGCGCTGGCGAGCCAGCCCGACGTCCTGGCGAAGATCCGCGACGGTAAGGTGCAGGCTGCCGGCGCGGTGATCGGCGCCGTGATGAAGGCGATGCAGGGCAAGGCGGATGCCGCTCGCGTCCGCGAGCTCGTGCTCGAGCGCGCGAACGGCGCCTGA
- a CDS encoding ATP-binding cassette domain-containing protein, with the protein MSAGTSSRPRAARVEARGWSWRHGLRRSPALSGIDLVIEPGERVLLLGPSGSGKSTLLHGLAGVLGGDDEGEATGGLLVDGQPPAASRGRTGLVLQDPDAQVVMARVGDDVAFGLENLGVPREEIAPRVRDAIEAVGLELRPEHSTASLSGGQRQRLALAGVLAMRPGLLLLDEPTANLDPGGVIEVRDAVDRVVRESGATLVVVEHRVPTWLSVIDRVVVIGRDGRLIADGPAERVLADEAARLREAGVWLPGDGAGLALDDGRGPRAGSTPPLLTATELAVARLPGRPVQHGLGFQVTAGRLLAVTGPNGAGKSTLALTLAGLLAPEAGRLEASDLLADGAGPSPWRWRSRQLLTRIGTVFQNPEHQFLAGNVRAELEVGPRALRLPAEEVRRRVDPLLEALRLDRLAAANPFTLSGGEKRRLSVATALATKPRLLVLDEPTFGQDAVTWRELVRLVGELRDEGTGVVAVTHDAAFVDALADERLALRAQAPAGRSEVAA; encoded by the coding sequence GTGTCCGCCGGGACCAGCAGCCGCCCGCGGGCCGCTCGCGTCGAGGCTCGCGGGTGGTCGTGGCGGCACGGCTTGCGGCGGAGCCCCGCCCTCTCGGGCATCGATCTCGTGATCGAACCGGGGGAGCGGGTGCTGCTCCTCGGGCCGTCCGGGTCGGGGAAGTCGACGCTGCTCCACGGCCTCGCGGGCGTGCTGGGCGGCGACGACGAGGGCGAGGCGACGGGCGGGCTGCTCGTGGACGGACAGCCGCCTGCCGCGTCGCGGGGGCGCACGGGACTCGTGCTGCAGGATCCCGACGCGCAGGTCGTCATGGCCCGCGTCGGGGATGACGTGGCGTTCGGCCTCGAGAACCTCGGGGTGCCGCGCGAGGAGATCGCCCCTCGCGTGCGCGACGCGATCGAAGCGGTCGGACTCGAGCTCCGGCCCGAGCACTCGACCGCCTCGCTGTCGGGCGGACAGCGGCAGCGTCTCGCCCTGGCCGGGGTGCTCGCGATGCGCCCCGGACTGCTGCTCCTCGACGAGCCGACGGCGAACCTCGACCCCGGCGGGGTGATCGAGGTGCGCGACGCCGTCGACCGCGTCGTGCGGGAGAGCGGCGCGACGCTGGTCGTCGTGGAGCACCGCGTGCCGACCTGGCTGTCCGTGATCGATCGCGTCGTCGTGATCGGACGCGACGGCCGCCTCATCGCCGACGGACCCGCCGAGCGCGTGCTCGCCGACGAGGCGGCCCGGCTCCGCGAGGCGGGGGTCTGGCTTCCCGGTGACGGTGCGGGGCTCGCGCTCGACGACGGCCGCGGACCTCGCGCCGGCTCGACGCCACCGCTCCTCACGGCGACCGAGCTCGCCGTCGCCCGGCTGCCCGGCCGACCCGTGCAGCACGGTCTCGGATTCCAGGTGACCGCCGGGCGGCTCCTCGCCGTCACGGGGCCGAACGGGGCGGGCAAATCGACGCTGGCCCTCACCCTCGCCGGACTCCTCGCACCCGAGGCCGGCCGGCTCGAGGCATCCGATCTGCTGGCCGACGGCGCGGGGCCGTCACCCTGGCGCTGGCGGTCGCGGCAGCTGTTGACCCGCATCGGCACGGTCTTCCAGAATCCCGAGCACCAGTTCCTGGCGGGCAACGTGCGCGCCGAGCTCGAGGTCGGCCCGCGCGCACTGCGGCTGCCGGCCGAAGAGGTGCGGCGGCGTGTCGACCCGCTACTGGAGGCGCTGCGGCTCGACCGGCTCGCGGCCGCGAACCCGTTCACGCTCTCGGGCGGGGAGAAGCGCCGGCTCTCGGTCGCGACCGCGCTCGCGACGAAGCCACGACTGCTCGTGCTCGACGAGCCGACCTTCGGACAGGACGCCGTGACCTGGCGCGAACTCGTCCGTCTCGTCGGCGAGCTCCGCGACGAGGGCACCGGTGTCGTGGCCGTGACGCACGATGCGGCGTTCGTCGACGCGCTCGCCGACGAACGTCTCGCGCTCAGGGCGCAGGCCCCGGCCGGGAGATCCGAGGTGGCGGCATGA
- the gatA gene encoding Asp-tRNA(Asn)/Glu-tRNA(Gln) amidotransferase subunit GatA, whose protein sequence is MSHGDDLIRLSAADLAARLASGDVSSVEATRAHLDRIEAVDGAVHAFLHVAADRALEAAADIDRRRAAGETLGELAGVPIAVKDVLVTEGMPSTAGSRILEGWVPPYDATPVRRVREAGLVPLGKTNMDEFAMGSSTEHSAYGPTHNPWDLDRIPGGSGGGSAAAVAAFEAPLALGSDTGGSIRQPAHVTGTVGVKPTYGAVSRYGSIALASSLDQIGPVTRTVLDAALLQDVIAGHDPHDSTSIPEAWPSMADAVRQADVSGLRIGVVKELDSDGFQAGVRQRFHEALELLERNGAEIVEVSAPNFEHAIAAYYLILPAEASSNLAKFDSVRFGLRVTPDGGGTVEQVMSATREAGFGAEVKRRIILGTYALSAGYYDAYYGSAQKVRTLVQRDFDQAFSNVDVLATPTAPTTAFRLGEKLDDPLAMYLNDVATIPANLAGVPGISVPAGLAPEDGLPVGIQFLAPAREDARLYNVGGALEQLLLAEWGGPLLNRAPALTTHELLATEEGAV, encoded by the coding sequence GTGAGCCACGGCGACGACCTGATCCGCCTCTCCGCCGCCGACCTGGCGGCGCGCCTCGCCTCCGGCGACGTCTCCTCGGTCGAGGCGACGCGTGCCCACCTCGACCGCATCGAGGCCGTCGACGGCGCCGTGCACGCGTTCCTCCACGTCGCGGCCGACCGCGCGCTCGAGGCGGCCGCCGACATCGACCGTCGCCGTGCAGCGGGCGAGACGCTCGGCGAACTCGCGGGCGTGCCGATCGCGGTGAAGGACGTCCTCGTCACCGAGGGCATGCCCTCGACCGCGGGTTCGCGCATCCTCGAGGGCTGGGTGCCCCCGTACGACGCGACGCCCGTGCGCCGGGTCCGCGAGGCGGGCCTCGTGCCGCTCGGCAAGACGAACATGGACGAGTTCGCCATGGGGTCGTCGACCGAGCACTCGGCGTACGGCCCGACGCACAACCCGTGGGACCTCGACCGCATCCCCGGCGGTTCGGGCGGCGGGTCGGCCGCGGCCGTCGCCGCGTTCGAAGCGCCCCTCGCCCTCGGCAGCGACACCGGCGGCTCCATCCGTCAGCCCGCGCACGTCACGGGTACGGTCGGTGTGAAGCCGACCTACGGCGCCGTGAGCCGGTACGGCTCGATCGCCCTCGCCTCCTCGCTCGACCAGATCGGTCCCGTCACGCGCACCGTGCTCGACGCCGCGCTCCTGCAGGACGTCATCGCCGGGCACGACCCCCACGACTCGACCTCGATCCCCGAGGCGTGGCCGTCGATGGCCGACGCCGTGCGTCAGGCGGATGTCTCGGGCCTGCGCATCGGCGTCGTCAAGGAGCTCGACTCCGACGGCTTCCAGGCCGGCGTCCGCCAGCGCTTCCACGAGGCCCTCGAGCTGCTCGAGCGCAACGGCGCCGAGATCGTCGAGGTGTCCGCGCCGAACTTCGAGCACGCCATCGCCGCCTACTACCTGATCTTGCCCGCCGAGGCGTCGTCGAACCTCGCGAAGTTCGACTCGGTGCGCTTCGGCCTCCGGGTCACGCCCGACGGCGGCGGCACGGTCGAGCAGGTCATGTCGGCGACCCGCGAGGCCGGGTTCGGCGCCGAGGTCAAGCGCCGGATCATCCTCGGCACCTACGCCCTGTCGGCCGGCTACTACGACGCGTACTACGGCAGCGCGCAGAAGGTCCGCACCCTCGTGCAGCGCGACTTCGACCAGGCGTTCTCGAATGTCGACGTGCTCGCCACCCCGACGGCGCCGACGACGGCGTTCCGGCTCGGCGAGAAGCTCGACGACCCGCTGGCGATGTACCTCAACGACGTCGCGACCATCCCGGCGAACCTCGCGGGCGTGCCCGGCATCTCGGTGCCCGCCGGTCTCGCGCCGGAGGACGGGCTGCCCGTCGGGATCCAGTTCCTGGCCCCTGCCCGCGAGGACGCGCGTCTGTACAACGTCGGCGGGGCGCTCGAGCAGCTGCTGCTCGCCGAGTGGGGCGGGCCGCTGCTGAACCGGGCACCCGCCCTCACCACCCATGAGCTGCTCGCGACCGAGGAAGGCGCCGTCTGA
- a CDS encoding ECF transporter S component, translating into MHASASASASASAEQAGTGQASPGQTGTGGRRLRWRVVDIVVASVVGVAVGVVFWAWGVIWGPISAPIEALLPGLQAAPAALWLVAGVIGGLIVRKPGAAITTELVAAVVSALIGSQWGGLLTIEAGLVQGLGAELVFALFLYRRWNLPVALLAGAGAGLAMAINDLVLWYAGAAPAFTAIYTVSAIVGGALIAGGLGWLAVRGLARAGALQRFAAGRETARGAV; encoded by the coding sequence GTGCACGCATCCGCATCCGCATCCGCATCCGCATCCGCCGAGCAGGCCGGCACCGGCCAGGCCTCACCCGGGCAGACCGGCACCGGCGGTCGACGCCTCCGCTGGCGCGTCGTCGACATCGTCGTCGCGAGCGTCGTCGGCGTCGCCGTCGGCGTGGTCTTCTGGGCCTGGGGTGTCATCTGGGGTCCGATCTCGGCCCCGATCGAGGCGCTCCTGCCGGGCCTGCAGGCCGCGCCGGCCGCCCTGTGGCTCGTCGCGGGCGTGATCGGCGGCCTCATCGTCCGCAAGCCGGGCGCCGCCATCACCACCGAGCTCGTCGCCGCAGTCGTCTCCGCCCTGATCGGCAGCCAGTGGGGCGGACTCCTCACCATCGAGGCGGGCCTCGTGCAGGGGCTCGGCGCCGAACTGGTGTTCGCGCTCTTCCTGTACCGCCGGTGGAACCTGCCGGTCGCGCTCCTCGCGGGCGCCGGTGCCGGGCTCGCGATGGCGATCAACGACCTCGTACTCTGGTACGCCGGTGCTGCTCCGGCCTTCACGGCCATCTACACGGTCTCGGCGATCGTGGGCGGTGCCCTCATCGCCGGCGGGCTGGGCTGGCTCGCCGTACGGGGCCTCGCCCGGGCCGGCGCGCTCCAGCGCTTCGCCGCCGGCCGTGAGACCGCCCGCGGCGCCGTCTGA
- a CDS encoding energy-coupling factor transporter transmembrane component T, translating into MSIADVRPGLPLAHVNPVAKVASTVPLSIALLLTLDPVSAAVAIVCEVVIFTAVGLGSLLWSARTLPVWIAAPLTGLSMLLYGAPSGAVYLDVGLIHVTEGSVQIALATTARVIAIALPAVVLFLTIDPTDLADGLAQTLRLPARFVLGALAALRLAGTSIDDWRTISLARRARGVADRGRLLRFAGQAFALLVLAVRRGSTLATAMEARGFGAPVRRTWAREVVFGGREWAVIAVGCLVAVASVVAAVAAGTWNLVWS; encoded by the coding sequence ATGAGCATCGCCGACGTGCGGCCAGGCCTGCCGCTCGCGCACGTGAACCCGGTCGCGAAGGTCGCTTCGACCGTGCCGCTCAGCATCGCACTGCTGCTCACCCTCGACCCGGTGTCGGCGGCCGTCGCGATCGTGTGCGAGGTCGTGATCTTCACGGCGGTGGGCCTCGGTTCGCTGCTGTGGTCGGCGCGGACGCTGCCGGTCTGGATCGCGGCGCCGCTCACCGGCCTCAGCATGCTGCTCTACGGCGCACCGTCAGGCGCGGTGTACCTCGACGTCGGACTCATCCATGTGACGGAGGGGTCCGTGCAGATCGCGCTGGCGACGACCGCGCGGGTCATCGCGATCGCGCTGCCCGCCGTGGTGCTCTTCCTCACCATCGACCCGACGGACCTCGCCGACGGGCTCGCCCAGACCCTGCGCCTGCCGGCCCGGTTCGTGCTCGGCGCCCTCGCGGCGCTCCGGCTCGCCGGCACCTCCATCGACGACTGGCGCACCATCTCGCTGGCGCGACGCGCCCGCGGCGTCGCCGACCGCGGTCGGCTGCTGCGGTTCGCCGGGCAGGCGTTCGCGCTGCTCGTGCTCGCGGTCCGGCGCGGCAGCACGCTCGCCACGGCCATGGAGGCGCGCGGCTTCGGCGCTCCCGTGCGACGCACCTGGGCGCGGGAGGTGGTGTTCGGCGGGCGCGAATGGGCGGTGATCGCGGTCGGATGCCTCGTGGCGGTCGCCTCCGTCGTCGCCGCCGTCGCGGCGGGCACGTGGAACCTGGTGTGGTCGTGA
- a CDS encoding metallopeptidase family protein produces the protein MQLDAEAFEAIVVDELDQLPDDMVDGLENVVFVVEDRPEDGSLDLLGLYDGTSLTERDRYGFGEMPDRIVLYREPLLAICDDEDELREEIHVTLVHEIAHFYGIDDDRLHELGWA, from the coding sequence ATGCAGCTCGACGCCGAGGCCTTCGAAGCCATCGTGGTCGACGAACTCGACCAGCTGCCCGACGACATGGTGGACGGGCTCGAGAACGTCGTGTTCGTCGTCGAGGATCGCCCCGAGGACGGCTCGCTCGACCTGCTCGGCCTGTACGACGGCACCTCGCTCACCGAACGCGACCGGTACGGCTTCGGCGAGATGCCGGATCGCATCGTGCTCTACCGCGAGCCGCTGCTGGCGATCTGCGACGACGAGGACGAACTGCGCGAGGAGATCCACGTGACCCTCGTGCACGAGATCGCCCACTTCTACGGCATCGACGACGACCGGCTGCACGAACTCGGGTGGGCGTGA
- a CDS encoding alkaline phosphatase family protein, with amino-acid sequence MAAARGSRPDDGADESESARRASRRDFLKIGGAAAAGAVVGGGAGAAIGAAIGHARGFAEGADDFAALNPREEAGFDHLVVVMGENRSFDNLLGWLYTPDDVPDGQRFDGLAFGEYANPAPDGTSVPAHVYEGATDDVMGRPNPDPGEEYPHVNTQLFGIFDPADNADVEVGDTRAPFNAPPAGQTPTMDGFLLDYHADFSRRKKGAAPTPAEANQIMGSFSPEMLPVLSTLAKNFAVFDAWHCAVPSQTFCNRSFFHASTSHGFVTNKHGGGYGKWLDAPAAPTVFNRLEEAGLSWRIYFDELQLVSFTGVLHAPVLEPYWRTDHFATMEQFFDDVRTGNLPAYAFVEPRMIYNHNDFHPPFGKLRESEVDGTEVIDSAVSDVRAGELLIHRIYEAVKTSASPEGSNAVNTLLLITFDEHGGTYDHVPPPEATPPHEGGEPGEMGFTFDRLGCRVPAIAVSAYTRAGTIVHDEMHHAAVISTLSRLHGLKPLTRRDAGANDLFGVVNLDRPRHPSTWPSTTPQYVPPNPEATAPHPAHAHKDKPLSPPARGLIGLLLARFGRADEPEPETFAEAYELLHRHGEGLFGVQG; translated from the coding sequence GTGGCTGCAGCGCGGGGGAGCCGGCCGGATGACGGCGCCGACGAGTCCGAGTCGGCGCGCCGTGCGTCGCGGCGGGACTTCCTGAAGATCGGCGGCGCGGCCGCCGCGGGCGCGGTCGTCGGCGGGGGAGCGGGCGCCGCGATCGGGGCCGCGATCGGCCACGCGCGCGGCTTCGCCGAGGGCGCAGACGACTTCGCGGCGCTGAACCCGCGCGAGGAGGCCGGCTTCGACCACCTCGTCGTCGTCATGGGCGAGAACCGGTCCTTCGACAATCTGCTCGGCTGGCTGTACACGCCCGACGACGTTCCCGACGGCCAGCGGTTCGACGGCCTGGCGTTCGGCGAGTACGCGAACCCCGCTCCCGATGGCACGAGCGTCCCGGCCCACGTGTACGAGGGAGCGACCGACGACGTGATGGGGCGCCCGAACCCCGACCCGGGCGAAGAGTACCCGCACGTGAACACCCAGCTGTTCGGGATCTTCGACCCGGCGGACAACGCCGACGTCGAAGTGGGCGACACGCGCGCCCCGTTCAACGCGCCGCCCGCGGGTCAGACGCCGACGATGGACGGCTTCCTCCTCGACTACCACGCCGACTTCAGTCGCAGGAAGAAGGGCGCCGCGCCCACGCCCGCCGAGGCGAACCAGATCATGGGCTCCTTCTCGCCCGAGATGCTGCCCGTGCTGTCGACGCTCGCGAAGAACTTCGCGGTGTTCGACGCCTGGCACTGCGCCGTGCCGTCCCAGACGTTCTGCAACAGGTCGTTCTTCCACGCCTCGACCTCGCATGGGTTCGTGACCAACAAGCATGGCGGCGGCTACGGCAAGTGGCTCGACGCGCCAGCCGCTCCCACGGTGTTCAACCGCCTCGAGGAAGCCGGCCTCAGCTGGCGCATCTACTTCGACGAGCTGCAGCTCGTCTCGTTCACGGGCGTGCTGCACGCGCCCGTGCTCGAGCCGTATTGGCGCACCGACCACTTCGCCACGATGGAGCAGTTCTTCGACGACGTCCGCACGGGCAACCTGCCGGCGTACGCCTTCGTCGAGCCCCGCATGATCTACAACCACAACGACTTCCACCCGCCGTTCGGCAAGCTGCGCGAATCGGAGGTCGACGGCACGGAGGTGATCGACAGCGCGGTCTCCGATGTCCGTGCGGGCGAACTGCTCATCCACCGCATCTACGAGGCGGTGAAGACGAGCGCGAGTCCCGAGGGCTCGAACGCGGTCAACACGCTGCTGCTCATCACGTTCGACGAGCACGGCGGCACGTACGACCACGTGCCGCCGCCCGAGGCCACGCCACCGCACGAGGGCGGGGAGCCCGGGGAGATGGGCTTCACCTTCGACCGGCTCGGCTGCCGGGTGCCGGCGATCGCCGTGTCGGCGTACACGCGCGCCGGCACGATCGTGCATGACGAGATGCACCACGCGGCCGTCATCTCGACACTGTCGCGATTGCATGGGCTGAAGCCGCTCACGCGCCGCGACGCCGGGGCGAACGACCTGTTCGGGGTGGTGAACCTCGACCGGCCGAGGCATCCCTCGACCTGGCCGTCGACGACGCCGCAGTACGTGCCGCCGAATCCCGAGGCGACGGCGCCGCATCCGGCGCACGCGCACAAGGACAAGCCGCTGAGCCCGCCGGCGCGGGGGCTCATCGGACTGCTGCTCGCCCGGTTCGGCCGGGCCGACGAGCCCGAGCCCGAGACGTTCGCCGAAGCCTACGAGCTGCTGCATCGCCACGGCGAGGGCCTCTTCGGCGTACAGGGCTGA
- the gatC gene encoding Asp-tRNA(Asn)/Glu-tRNA(Gln) amidotransferase subunit GatC: MSEISAEQVAHLATLARIALTEEEIAHLTTELGQIMQAVEQVSRVATPDVPPTSHPIAMRNVFRDDVVGDNVLTPAEALSGAPERDGDRFKVSAILGEEQ; this comes from the coding sequence ATGTCTGAAATCAGTGCGGAGCAGGTCGCCCACCTCGCGACCCTCGCCCGCATCGCGCTCACCGAGGAAGAGATCGCGCACCTCACGACCGAACTCGGCCAGATCATGCAGGCCGTCGAGCAGGTGAGCCGGGTCGCGACGCCCGACGTGCCGCCGACGAGCCACCCGATCGCGATGCGGAACGTCTTCCGCGACGATGTCGTGGGCGACAACGTTCTCACGCCGGCCGAAGCGCTCTCCGGTGCGCCCGAGCGCGACGGCGACCGGTTCAAGGTCTCCGCGATCCTGGGGGAGGAGCAGTGA
- a CDS encoding ATP-binding protein translates to MTGPAPAVELLRRRIASAGDGRPGGSRVVVAIDGPSGSGKSTFADALVRGCPAPVDLVRLDDVYPGWHGLERGAQLAAHGLVEPWLHGRAGRAASWDWAHSQPGAARPVRPGRALVVEGCGAFDAVARIGGRPRRGAAAAVLRVWVEASDAVRKRAALDRDAGGFDPWWDVWDAQWRRYAARTRARSAADLVVRTSFRPSATLARGDAAGTTVEA, encoded by the coding sequence GTGACCGGCCCCGCGCCAGCGGTCGAGCTGCTCCGGCGCAGGATCGCTTCCGCGGGCGATGGCCGGCCCGGCGGCTCGCGCGTCGTCGTCGCCATCGACGGGCCGAGCGGGTCGGGCAAGTCGACGTTCGCCGACGCGCTCGTGCGCGGATGCCCCGCCCCGGTCGACCTCGTGCGCCTCGACGACGTCTATCCCGGCTGGCACGGCCTCGAGCGAGGCGCGCAGCTCGCCGCCCACGGCCTCGTCGAGCCGTGGCTCCACGGGCGGGCGGGTCGCGCAGCGAGCTGGGACTGGGCGCACTCGCAACCCGGCGCCGCCCGTCCGGTGCGTCCCGGCCGTGCGCTCGTCGTCGAAGGGTGCGGGGCGTTCGACGCGGTCGCCCGCATCGGCGGCAGGCCCCGGCGCGGCGCCGCCGCGGCGGTCCTCCGCGTGTGGGTCGAGGCATCCGATGCGGTCCGCAAGCGCGCCGCACTCGACCGCGATGCGGGCGGGTTCGATCCGTGGTGGGACGTCTGGGACGCGCAATGGCGGCGGTACGCCGCACGCACCCGCGCTCGCTCGGCCGCGGACCTGGTCGTCCGCACGTCCTTCCGACCCTCCGCGACGCTGGCGCGCGGCGACGCGGCCGGGACTACGGTGGAGGCATGA